Proteins from a genomic interval of Neoarius graeffei isolate fNeoGra1 chromosome 24, fNeoGra1.pri, whole genome shotgun sequence:
- the si:ch211-108c6.2 gene encoding uncharacterized protein si:ch211-108c6.2, translating to MGQNQGKVGEQQGTQEEKEPSPDPGGSEKEGNASKETCREVEDDAGLVRERLDVSPGTEPASPTLKLDTHSHKKGAPPIDWEWIQGGDGEREGGRERGEGEEGRTKIRGFQKLNNIRVIKRGTLSTEVTGSSKPESIAVEKRSNRMNLENLTNSDCQNNSHEWKVFHKDNIQDLPWDSSSRVENVHLQQSKSSANEEKSVTSEVTRSLKEQDGSGMTDNVAVPGIDAITVTEDLHDDNFPFEMPIPKSEAPTRAVEKNNLDALNALLKKNLPGENPLWQYEPTVILKSCEPSMDEEDRGRLSLSTSSRDNLPLKWRSTKSECQENIIPSESGSSGLQEHAAIAEEIYGTEIPSLKMTLDLSDRLEVKTTEMLLPNRGDVCDFATTVESKIRDNFGKIKKHQASSSNIESSDTTEKSITNADSSVMASLDLAIYKGPTMSGFEELLEEEKHFPMPDLERLKNNAERKSDISCGGGGVYKETKEFLQEDRDEFHPPPETANVQTEKIPEQFLAVVTGQSEMPSLPNMTKGIKGELDPHLPLYAARESKDTLVREREIRNQDTLLGKAIASESDWDKLPGNIMFSNQDRDKGRTMATEKILKARSTVTFGKDSDKSFGEMTSKRDRYNQSGDKNIISVPDIHQEASVSISNSKLTSVSDSTAGHEEGRLLLSHVESKTCVPLTEVSKPMESHKIKNITNETKLCIADPVKAFTGPAKDGYGSSVSQTPETDNATTPLDVQNSLQHNTVQTNLAPQSTGQSLASDTDDADQSTGTRNGQTPVSVQGGIPARDKAENPPKGKPVSDLIKETIQLHEKMKEWTKPAEAKTDVILDSTQSVKVAQMKAAFDLPKKSPDKGLERKPSVRKVENAETNCRSEMFQKRSLRNNSRRTDGHMDLE from the coding sequence ATGGGACAGAACCAAGGTAAGGTTGGGGAGCAACAGGGGACACAGGAGGAAAAGGAACCCAGCCCAGACCCAGGGGGTAGTGAGAAGGAAGGAAACGCAAGCAAGGAGACCTGCCGAGAGGTGGAGGATGACGCGGGACTGGTTAGGGAAAGGCTGGATGTGAGCCCAGGCACAGAGCCAGCATCACCTACTCTGAAGCTGGATACTCACTCTCACAAAAAAGGGGCCCCTCCTATTGACTGGGAATGGATACAGGGAGGGgatggagaaagagagggaggaagagaaAGAGGAGAGGGCGAGGAAGGCAGGACCAAAATTCGAGGTTTTCAGAAGCTGAACAATATTAGAGTCATTAAGAGAGGCACGTTGAGCACTGAAGTGACTGGTTCTTCAAAACCAGAGAGCATTGCTGTGGAAAAAAGGAGCAACAGGATGAACCTGGAGAACTTGACGAACTCAGACTGTCAGAATAACAGTCATGAATGGAAGGTATTTCATAAGGACAACATCCAGGACCTTCCATGGGACTCATCTAGCAGAGTGGAGAATGTTCATTTACAGCAATCCAAATCATCAGCCAATGAGGAGAAGAGTGTCACTTCGGAGGTTACACGCAGCCTTAAGGAACAAGACGGAAGCGGCATGACCGATAATGTGGCTGTTCCTGGCATCGATGCCATAACTGTCACAGAAGATTTACATGATGACAATTTTCCATTTGAAATGCCTATTCCGAAGTCTGAGGCACCAACCAGAGCCGTGGAGAAGAACAATCTAGATGCATTGAATGCTCTGTTAAAAAAGAATTTACCTGGAGAAAATCCATTATGGCAATACGAACCTACTGTCATCCTAAAGTCTTGTGAACCAAGCATGGATGAAGAAGACAGAGGGAGATTATCACTTTCTACTTCTTCTAGAGATAACCTACCATTAAAATGGAGATCAACCAAATCTGAATGCCAGGAGAATATCATTCCGAGTGAATCAGGTAGTTCAGGATTACAGGAGCATGCAGCAATAGCAGAAGAAATCTATGGAACAGAAATACCATCTCTTAAAATGACCTTAGATCTGTCAGATAGATTGGAGGTCAAAACAACAGAGATGTTATTACCGAACAGGGGAGATGTCTGTGATTTCGCCACCACGGTGGAGAGTAAAATCAGGGATAActttggaaaaataaaaaaacaccagGCTTCAAGTAGTAATATCGAGAGCAGTGATACAACAGAGAAGAGCATAACTAACGCAGATTCCTCAGTGATGGCATCTTTGGATCTTGCAATCTACAAAGGTCCAACCATGTCAGGGTTTGAAGAGTTACTGGAAGAGGAAAAACATTTTCCTATGCCAGACTTGGAGAGACTGAAGAATAATGCAGAGAGAAAATCTGACATCTCATGCGGTGGAGGAGGAGTTTATAAGGAGACTAAAGAGTTCCTGCAAGAAGACCGAGATGAATTTCATCCCCCACCAGAAACAGCCaatgttcaaactgagaaaaTTCCCGAGCAGTTTTTGGCCGTGGTGACTGGACAGTCAGAGATGCCGTCACTCCCTAACATGACAAAGGGCATTAAGGGTGAACTGGATCCCCATCTGCCTTTGTATGCAGCCAGGGAATCAAAAGATACTCttgttagagagagagaaataagaaATCAAGATACGCTTTTGGGGAAAGCTATAGCATCAGAAAGCGACTGGGACAAACTACCAGGCAATATTATGTTTTCCAACCAAGACAGGGATAAGGGAAGGACAATGGCAACAGAGAAAATTTTGAAAGCGCGATCAACTGTAACGTTTGGGAAAGATAGTGACAAATCCTTTGGTGAGATGACATCAAAGAGGGACAGATACAACCAGAGTGGTGATAAAAACATCATCTCAGTTCCTGATATTCATCAGGAAGCATCTGTATCCATTTCTAACTCCAAGCTCACCTCTGTCTCAGATAGCACTGCAGGCCATGAAGAGGGCAGGCTACTACTGTCTCATGTAGAATCAAAGACTTGCGTCCCTTTGACTGAAGTTTCAAAACCTATGGAAAGCCACAAAATAAAGAAtataacaaatgaaacaaagctTTGCATTGCAGATCCCGTAAAAGCATTCACTGGTCCTGCCAAGGATGGATATGGAAGTTCTGTATCGCAGACCCCTGAGACAGATAATGCCACCACTCCTCTGGATGTGCAAAATTCCCTGCAACACAATACAGTCCAGACCAATCTTGCGCCACAATCCACTGGACAGTCTCTCGCTTCAGACACTGACGATGCCGATCAAAGCACTGGAACAAGGAACGGTCAGACTCCTGTATCTGTTCAAGGTGGTATCCCAGCAAGGGACAAAGCAGAAAACCCTCCAAAAGGCAAGCCTGTATCTGACCTGATAAAAGAAACCATCCAGCTGCATGAGAAGATGAAGGAATGGACCAAACCTGCAGAGGCTAAAACTGATGTGATCTTGGACTCTACACAGTCGGTCAAAGTGGCACAGATGAAGGCAGCGTTCGACTTGCCAAAAAAGTCACCGGATAAAGGTCTGGAACGAAAACCTTCAGTGAGGAAAG